A window from Heterodontus francisci isolate sHetFra1 chromosome 4, sHetFra1.hap1, whole genome shotgun sequence encodes these proteins:
- the LOC137368912 gene encoding sialic acid-binding Ig-like lectin 15, producing the protein MLAILLCAFTQVICTGGLSKHGWTMESPDRVTGREGKPAVLFCKFTHPHCGYKGNITLTWKEKGRNMVLFSCTNYLSLNSQIIGFENLIHQNVDKRYRVMGNLRENDASIIINQLTLRDNYQQYICLVDLKDYSNETSQSSIQTILVVAADEKNMWPVSGKKRDSVTLSCTFNPPDLYLTSITVLWMKENPHKESTVFNHTRSFDPGSYYTDPIIVNEDNRFELIGNPTQGNASIRMRDLQLNDSSDYFCHVHVKNGGGENVTQDVVKLQVVAPATILELSAVNDNISGDTIMCRVEGEPPANITWIDPENNTLPEDSNSATVTRVPDKHQTVGEFLNPTLRGTYSCVAVNEHGRDVCQIHFSTVDAIYSNFIVGMLCLIPLVKFLLLLITGIILFIKIKD; encoded by the exons ATGCTGGCCATCTTGCTATGTGCCTTCACCCAGGTTATCTGCACTGGAG GTCTCAGTAAACATGGCTGGACCATGGAGAGCCCAGACAGGGTGACAGGTAGGGAAGGGAAGCCTGCTGTTCTGTTCTGCAAGTTCACTCACCCTCACTGTGGATATAAAGGCAACATCACCCTCACATGGAAAGAAAAGGGGAGAAATATGGTGCTTTTTAGTTGCACAAATTATCTGTCGCTAAACTCGCAGATCATTGGCTTTGAGAATCTGATCCACCAGAATGTAGACAAGCGTTACCGAGTGATGGGGAACCTGAGGGAAAATGATGCTTCCATCATCATCAACCAGCTGACTCTACGTGATAACTATCAGCAATATATTTGTCTTGTGGATCTGAAGGACTATTCCAATGAAACATCCCAAAGCTCGATTCAAACAATTCTTGTGGTAGCAG CTGATGAGAAGAATATGTGGCCAGTGTCTGGGAAGAAGAGAGATTCTGTTACATTGTCCTGCACCTTCAATCCCCCTGACTTGTATCTGACCTCCATCACTGTCCTCTGGATGAAGGAGAATCCACACAAAGAGTCCACTGTTTTTAATCACACTCGTTCCTTCGATCCTGGTTCTTACTATACTGACCCAATTATTGTAAATGAAGACAATCGGTTTGAACTGATCGGAAACCCAACCCAAGGAAATGCCTCCATACGGATGAGGGACCTGCAGCTGAATGACTCCAGTGACTACTTCTGTCATGTACACGTCAAGAatgggggaggggaaaatgtgacgCAGGATGTTGTGAAACTACAGGTTGTCG CCCCAGCCACCATCCTGGAACTGTCAGCTGTGAATGATAATATAAGTGGAGACACCATCATGTGCAGGGTTGAAGGGGAGCCACCTGCCAACATCACATGGATTGACCCTGAAAACAATACACTGCCTGAGGACAGCAACAGTGCAACAGTCACACGAGTGCCGGACAAACATCAAACTGTAGGAGAGTTTCTTAACCCAACACTGAGAGGGACCTACAGCTGTGTGGCTGTAAATGAACACGGGAGAGACGTCTGTCagatccacttctccactgttgacGCCATCTACTCGAATTTCATAGTCGGGATGTTGTGTCTGATCCCTCTAGTTAAATTTCTCCTCCTTCTGATAACAGGGATCATTCTTTTCATTAAAATAAAAG ATTAA